Part of the Thermococcus barossii genome is shown below.
AAGATGAAGATAGAGATCGTTGTGAAGGACAGAGACCTTGAAAAGGTAGTTGACGTCATCGTTAGAAACGCAAGGAGCGGAACACCAGGAGATGGGAAGATATTTGTAATCCCTGTGGAGGACGCGATCAGGATAAGGACAGGGGAGAAGGGCAACGAAGCCCTCTACTGAGGGCTTCTTTTTTTCACAGGAATGCGTGTCTGTGCTTGTAGAGCATGTAGCTCGCGTACCCGAGCAGTATCAGCGTGGCCGCTCCGAGAACGCCTATGAGAGTCACAATTCCCTGGGCGAACGATATGCTCCTTCCGAACGCTTCAGCTATCCTTGAGAGCTCCGCTGGATCGTTGAACGCGTAGATTGCATACCTTATCGAGAACGCACCCATCACCATCGGAATGGGCATCACTGCAAAAGAGAGCATCAGGCCAAGGTTACCCCTCTTTCTCAGGCTGAGCATCGCCAGGAGGGTGGGGATTATAAGTATCAGCGCGGTGAACGCATACATCGGTCCGAATATCCCGGAAACTATGTAGAACGGGATCATTCCAGCGAGGAAAGCAAAATACGCCCTGCGGAGAACCTTGACCTCACCCGCAAAGTCGTACGGTGCAACCTTGGAGTATTTGTTCATGGCTGCAACGTCCTTCATGTACTCCTTTTCTCCCATCTTTTCGATGTACTTGTCCGTTGTGTTGTTCTTCAGCCTGACGGCCCTCTTGAGGAAGAAGTTGGCCAGCTCCTCGTTATCCACAGCGAGTGTTTCGGACAGCTTGAGGAAGTTCTCCCTTGCCTCGTGGAGCAGCCTAAGGGCCTTCTGTTTGTTTTTATCTGAGAGATTTTTAAGTGAGTTTATCCTCTTTTCAACATCCTCTAACGTCTGCGCAACATCTCGCAGAATTTCTCGGCTCTTCATAAGGGCACCTCCAAAAGGTAAAAGAAAAGGTGGGCTTTAAGCCTTTCCTTCCTTCTCGTGGCGCAGGAGCTTGGTAATGCTCCAGTACATCATGATAAATATTGAACCCCATGCAAAGAGTAGGAAAGCGAGAGCTCCCGTGTCCATCCTCATCACCTCAGAGCTTTATTAGCACCTCGTTCTTTGCAAGCTCCTCGCCGTACTTCTTCTTTATTGCCATGTATGCCTCGATGGCACCGATGATGAGTATTATGAATATCACTATCCTGGCCCTGGTGACGAGGCTAACGACCTCTGGGGTGTAGTCATAGCCAAGAACGTTGGTTATGTACTGCTCCGATGCTGTGAATGCACCCATCTGCCAGTAGTCCCAGGTGTTGCCGCCGAGGAGTATTATCATGAAGAGCGGCGCTATGAAGACCATTATTGGCTTGAACCAGCTAGGAACGTTGATGTATGCGCCCTTGTGGAGCTCCTCCCAGAAGTTGTCCGGCTTGAAGAGCCATACTGCAACGATGACGTCGAAGAGACCGAGCAGGACGAGGAAGTAGCTGCCGACCCACATGTCGAGTTCACTGAGGTATGCCAGGCTGCTGTCAAGGGCAACCGGCAGTCCGAGCAGGAACAGGAATACCCAGACCACCCAGGTGCCTATCTTCCTCTCTAGGTGGATGTCCTCTTCAAGCATGGCAACGAGGTAGTTGTATGTTGCTATTGCCGAAGTGAAGCCCGCGAACCAGAGGAGCAGGAACCACATCGCACCGAATATCTGACCCGCTGGCATGTTGGCGAAAACGTTCGGCAGGGCCATGTAAGCCAAGCCCACGCCGCCCTTGACTGCCTGCTCGGGACCGAGGTATGCAAAGGCTATTGGGATGGCGAGCGAGCCGCCGAGTATGACCTCCGCAAACTCGTTGAGCGAGACCGTGGCGAGACCGCTGAGGGCAACGTCATCTTCTGGGCCGAGGTAGGATGCATAGTTGTGGATGATACCCATACCGAGCGATAGGGTGAAGAATATCTGTCCCGCTGCGGCCAAGCTAATCTTGAAGAAGTTCTTGCTCAAGGCCTCAAAGTTCGGCTTCCAGATGTACTCCAGACCCTTGATGGCGCTCCACTCGGGCTTGACCGGTGAACCGAGGGTCAGTGCCCTGATAACGAGGAGTATGGCAAACACGTAGAGGAGCGGCATCATGACCTTGACCCAGCGCTCGATACCTTTGCTGACTCCCTGTCCAACCGCTATTCCGAGCAGCACCATGGTGAGACCCCAGAAGAATATCACCGCCTTGGTGTTGGCTACATAGCTGAGGAAGAACTGGACTGTGTCCTTGCCGAAGTAGGCCCCCGTGAGGCTGTAGTAGGTGTAAGCCGCTGACCAGCCTATGACCTGGTAGTAGTACGAACTCAGCAGCGAAGCTACCGAAAAGGCCAGCATTCCACCGATGATACCAAAGATAAGGGCAGTCTTGGGCTTAACGCTTTCCCTTGCCATGAGGTAGAACATTGGGCCTATGGTGCCGTGGCCGTACTTACCGCCGTACCTTCCTGTGGTCCACTCGATCCACATCACTGGGATTCCCAGGAAGAACAGCGCTATGAAGTACGGTATCATGAAAGCTCCGCCACCGTTGCTGGCGAGCTGGTACGGGAACCTCCAGAAGTTACCAAGACCGATGGCGTTACCTGCCATCGCTAAAATCAAACCAAGCTTAGTTGCCCATTGATCCCTCTGTTCCACACGATTCACCCCCGTTCTTAAATGCATGGGCTTTAGTACCCCGAGTACCGCCGTGGGGCATTATGTATAAGGCAAGGCATTCTATAAAAAGCTTTCTAATAGCTTTTTTCGACAAAAGACGATTTACTTAAGCGTTAAACCAAGGCAGTCACTCTCTCGTCATTTTTTTAATACGTTAACTGAACGTAAACCCTATCTTGACGTTATGACAATCTAAAGGACAAAAATGATTCAAAATGACGAATCTCTCCCAGATACTCTTCATCAAACTATTTAACTGAAGGCGATTACAATTGTAACTGTGCCCGATGATTGGAACAAGAGTGAGCTGAAGGGATGATGACCGACTTCTCGCTGAGGGCTTCGTTTCAACATTCTTTCATACATCTTTATTCAATGGTGTCTCTTTATGTGCGTCAATGTATAAAAAATCTTGGATGTACAGCGCCGATTTTGTCCTGAAATTTCGGGAGGATTTTTCTTTTCGCCGAAAATTTGCGTACATAACTTTTTGTTTAAAATTAACCGTTCTCCTGCCTTCTTTATCGAAAGGTTTATATATGCAAATGCCTAAGAGCCTATCGCAAATTACCGAAACCCGAGGTGGTAAAGATGGTCGAGATTGACCCGTTTGAGATGGCCGTTCAGCAGCTCGAAAGGGCTGCCCAGTTCATGGACATAAGCGAAGAGGCCCTTGAGTGGCTCAAGAAGCCCATGAGGATTGTTGAGGTCAGCGTCCCGCTCGAGATGGACGACGGTTCTGTTAAGGTTTTCACCGGTTTCCGCGTTCAGCACAACTGGGCCCGCGGTCCGACCAAGGGTGGTATAAGGTGGCACCCGGCCGAGACCCTCAGTACCGTTAAGGCCCTCGCCACCTGGATGACCTGGAAGGTCGCCGTTGTTGACCTCCCCTACGGTGGAGGTAAGGGTGGCATCATCGTTAACCCGAAGGAGCTCTCCGAGAGGGAGAAGGAGAGGCTCGCCAGGAACTACATAAGGGCTATCTACGACATCATCAGCCCGTACACCGACATTCCGGCTCCTGACGTTTACACCAACCCGCAGATCATGGCCTGGATGATGGACGAGTACGAGGCCATCAGCAGGAGAAAGGTCCCGAGCTTCGGCATCATCACCGGCAAGCCGCCTGGAGTCGGCGGTATCGTCGCCAGGATGGATGCCACCGCAAGGGGTGCCAGCTACACCGTCCGTGAGGCTGCCAAGGCCCTTGGAATGGATCTCAAGGGTAAGACCATCGCCATCCAGGGTTACGGTAACGCCGGCTACTACATGGCCAAGATCATGAGCGAGGAGTACGGCATGAAGGTCGTCGCCGTCAGCGACAGCAAGGGCGGCATCTACAACCCCGATGGATTGAACGCCGACGAGGTTCTCAAGTGGAAGAGGGAGCACGGCTCAGTTAAGGACTTCCCGGGAGCGACCAACATCACCAACGAGGAGCTTCTCGAGCTTGAGGTCGACGTCCTCGCCCCGAGCGCCATTGAGGGTGTCATCACCAAGGACAACGCCGACAACATCAAGGCCAAGATCGTCGCAGAGCTCGCCAACGGTCCGACCACCCCGGAGGCCGATGAGATCCTCCACGAGAAGGGCATCCTCATCATACCGGACTTCCTCTGTAACGCCGGTGGTGTTACCGTCAGCTACTTCGAGTGGGTCCAGAACATAACCGGCGACTACTGGGACACCGAGACAACGAGGGCCAAGCTCGACAAGAAGATGACCAAGGCCTTCTGGGACGTCTACAACACCCACAAGGAGAAGGGAATACAGATGAGGGACGCTGCCTACGTCGTCGCCGTCCAGAGGGTCTACGACGCCATGAAGTGGCGCGGATGGGTGAAGAAGTGATTTCTTCTCCCTTTTCTCTCCATTAGAATTTTCTGAGCCTGTCCCTGTAGAGCCTTTCTATGGCCTTCATAGCCGCCGCGACCATTATGCCCGTCAGTATCATGCCGAGGATGGGGAGTATTATTACCGCGAGAAACTTGGAGGCGGGCGTTTTTGGCGTTATGTCGCCGTAGCCCACCGTGAAGGCTGAGACGAAGGCGAGGTAGACGCCCTGCCAGGGCGTCAGGCCGTCGAGGAGGGACATCACAACTCCGAGCAGGGTTATCAGGCCGAAGAGGCCCGCGAGTATGCTCCTGACGTAGTAGATCACCCTGAGAAACTCCGTGAAAAATGTTCGAAAGCCAACGAGCTCAAAGTCGTCCTCGACGCCCATCACTCACACCTTTGCCCAGTACTCCTTCTCCTCGATCATTGCCCTTATCATCTCGTCCTCGTCCTTGAACATAGTCCTCCGCGAGGGATTCTGCATCCCGTAGAACTCCATGAACGGGCTCGGTCTCCTCTTGAACGGGTAGTAGAGGTATATCGCCGCCAGCGTCCTGTAAGCCTCTGCCATCTCGCTGATAACTCCAGCCGAAACTCCCTCCGCGTAGTGATAGACTGCTATTGCCTTGCTGACGTCCACGAGATTGAAGTCTCTCTCGACGAGCTGGCGCCGCAGTATGTCGGTTGCCTGCTCTATGTCCTCCCTGTCAAGTTCCTCCACCTGCTCCCCGTCGAGAAGATGCTTTATCTTGATGCGCTTTATGGAGGGATTCTTGTTTACCTGGGCGTCGTACTCGGCAACGACCCACCAGTCGTCAAGTGCACCGGGATCGAGAACCGTGAAGTGCTCGCTCAACTTGTTGTAGAAGTCCCTGACGCGGTGATAGTACTCCTCCTCGTGGCCGGTCATCGGATAGCTGAGGTAGACGAGGGGTTTTTCGGCCTCGTGGAATACGAGGTCCAGGAAGACGCGGTACGGGTGCCTTATGCCGAACTGGAGGATGTAGCGAACCTCGGTGCCCTCCTTCTTCAGCTCGTGTATCAGGGTCTTGACGTGGTTTATGGCATCCTCGCGCCACATGACAAGGGTCGTCAGCTTTATGTTCTCAGGGTTCTCCCCGAAGCGCTCGAACCACTCGGGATCGTTGATGATCCTTCTCCTGACTGAGAGAACGTCATCGAGGACTATTATGACGCGATCGGGCCTCAGAAGCTTCAGGTTACTGGTCGTAAATCCGATAACGCTTCCGCTTCCCCACCGGAAGAGGCTCGGTGTTGAAACTAGGTGGAACCTCATCTCGCTTTCATCTATTTCCTTTCTTATTCTACTGAAAGCCTCGTCCCGTATCTCGTTCATCAGATCCTGGTGGCTTATGGCAAAGTCGAGGACGTTCTTCCTCGTTATCTTAACGCCCAGCTCCTTTCCGACTTCCCTGATGTAGTCAAAGACGTGGTAATAGGCGTAGCTTTTCTCATCGGCGAGTTTTAGAGCCTCCGTTATGTACTCGTCCCGTCCGTTGAGCGGCGGCCCTGTGAGCAGGATAACCTCTTTCATTCTACCACCCCACTGCGTCTAAACGTACACTTCGGACGAAACCTTTAAATACTATTCCCCTAAACTGGCGTTGTAGAGGTTCTTCTATTCTAAAAACATACCAGCAGGGGTGTTGTAATTGGCTGAAAAGCTAAAGGGAACGACTACGGTCGGCATTGTATGTAAGGACGGCGTCGTCCTAGCGGCGGACAGGAGAGCATCGCTCGGCAACATGGTGCTTTCGGAGAGCGTTACCAAGGTGTTCCAGATAGACGACCACCTGGCCTTGGCTGGCGCCGGGAGTGTGGGGGATATACTCTCGCTCGTCAGGCTTCTGAGGGCCGAGGCCAAGCTGTACAGGGCAAAGGTTGGGTATGAGATGAGCGTGAAAGCCCTTGCTACGCTGACTTCTAACATCCTTCACGGCAGCAGGTTCATGCCGTACTTCGGATGGTTTCTCGTGGCGGGATACGACGAGAAGCCTGGGCTGTACTCCATAGACATGGCCGGGGGCATTACGGAAGATAAGTTCACCGCCGCTGGTTCCGGAATGGAGTTCGCCTTCGCGGTTCTTGAGGATGGTTACACCGAGGATATTAAGCTGGAAGAGGGCATAAAACTGGCCCTTCGGGCCATAAAAGCCGCCACAAGGCGGGATGTTTTCACTGGGGATGGAATAACCCTCGTTACGGTGACCAAGGATGGCTACAGAGAGCTGAGCAAGGAGGAGATAGAGGCTCTTCTGAAGTGAGGTGGTGACTTTGATAAGGAGAGAAACTTTCGTTGATGACATACTACGGGACATAAAGGCCGTCATAAGCCAGATGGTTCCCAGGGAGGCCAGGATAACCGACGTCGAGTTCGAGGGGCCGGAGCTCGTCATATACGTCAAGAACCCCGAGGCCATAATGCAGGACGGGGAGCTGATCAAGAACCTCGCCAAGGTTCTCAAGAAGCGCATAAGCGTTCGGCCTGACCCTGAGGTTCTCCTTCCACCGGAGAAGGCTGAGGAAATGATAAAGCAGCTTGTTCCACCTGAGGCAGAGATAACCAACGTGAGCTTTGACCCATCAGTTGGAGAGGTTCTCATAGAGGCCAAGAAGCCCGGTCTCGTTATAGGGAAGAACGGCGAGACCCTGAGGCTCATAACCCAGAAGGTTCACTGGGCCCCCAGGGTCATAAGGACCCCTCCGCTCCAGAGCCAGACTATCTATTCCATAAGGCAGATACTCCAGGCAGAGGCAAAGGACAGGAGGAAGTTCCTCAGGCAGGTTGGCCGGAACATTTACCGCAAGCCCGAGCTGAAGAGCGAGTGGATCAGAATCACCGGGCTTGGCGGCTTCCGTGAGGTTGGCAGGAGTGCGCTCCTCGTTCAGACCAACGAAAGCTACGTTCTCGTTGATTTCGGTGTCAACATAGCCGCTCTGAGGGACCCCAAAAAGGCCTTCCCGCACTTCGAAGCGCCGGAGTTCAGGTACGTCCTCGATACGGGCCTGCTCGACGCCATAATCATAACCCACGCCCACCTTGACCACAGCGGAATGCTGCCGTACCTCTTCCGCTACAAGCTCTTCGACGGCCCGATATACGCGACTCCCCCGACGAGGGACCTGATGGTTCTCCTCCAGCAGGACTTCATTGAGATACAGCAGATGAACGGCGTCGAGCCTCTCTACCGGCCGAGGGACATTAAGGAGGTCATAAAGCACACCATAACCCTCGACTACGGCGAGGTCAGGGACATAGCCCCGGACATGAGGCTCACCCTCCACAACGCCGGCCACATACTCGGTTCCTCGATAGTTCACCTCCACATAGGAAACGGACTGCACAACATAGCCATAACCGGCGACTTCAAGTTCATCCCGACGAGGCTCTTCGAGCCGGCGGTGAGCAGGTTCCCGCGCCTTGAGACACTCGTCATGGAGTCAACATACGGCGGTAGCAACGACTACCAGATGCCGCGCGAAGAGGCTGAGAAGCGCCTGATAGAGGTAATCCACCAGACGATAAGGCGGAAGGGCAAGGTTCTGATTCCAGCTATGGCCGTCGGTAGGGCCCAGGAGATAATGATGGTCCTTGAGGAGTACGCCCGCGTCGGCGGCATAGAGGTGCCCATCTACCTCGACGGAATGATATGGGAGGCGACGGCGATTCACACTGCCTACCCGGAGTACCTCAGCAGGCACCTCCGCGAGCAGATATTCCACGAGGGTTACAACCCGTTCCTTAACCCGATATTCAAGCCCGTTGCCAACAGCAGGGAGAGGCAGGACATCATTGACAGCGGCGAGCCGGCGATAATCATAGCCACCTCGGGCATGCTCGTCGGTGGGCCGAGCGTGGAGTACTTCAAGCAGCTCGCCCCTGACCCCAAGAACAGCATGATATTCGTCAGCTATCAGGCAGAGGGAACCCTTGGCAGACAGGTGCAGCGCGGCCTCCGCGAGATTCCACTCGTCGGTGAGGGCGGGAAGACGGAGGTTGTGAAGGTCAACATGGAGGTCCACACCATCGATGGTTTCTCCGGTCACGCCGACAGGAGGGAGCTTATAAGCTACATAGCCCGCTTGAGGCCGAGGCCGGAGCGCGTCATAACCGTCCACGGAGAGCCCCACAAGTGCCTTGACCTGAGTACGAGCATCCACAAAAAGTTCGGCATCTCAACCCGCGCCCCCAACAACCTCGACGCCATAAGGCTGAAGTGATGCCCGATGCAGGTTCGGTGTCCGAGCTGTGGGAGGCTCTACTCCTCCCTTATTCCCCCCACATGCTCATGCGGGGAGCCCCTTAGGATAACCTACGACTACGATAGTGTGGCCGTTTCTGCCTGGGGTAGCAGAAAATCCGGCGTCTGGAAGTACAGGGAGCTTCTACCCGATGTGAAGAGAGTCATCAGCCTGAACGAGGGCGGAACGCCCCTGTTGAGGGCAAAGCTCGGTGAGGAACTCGGGCTGAGGGTATTCATCAAGGACGAGACCAGGAATCCCACAGGCTCCTTCCGTGACAGGCTCATCACTGTGGCAGTCTCCTACGGCCTTCCATATGCTCATAACGGCTTTGTTGTTGCCAGCAACGGGAATGCCGCGGCTTCCCTGGCTGCGTACTCCGCGAGGGCCGGTGTCGATGCCTACACCGTTGTGCCGAGGCTCATAGAATCCGGAAAGCTCAACCAGATAGTTGCCTTCGGGGCCAAAGTTATACGCTACGGTGAAAGTGTTGACGAGGGCATAAGCTACGCCGAAGGCCTTGCGGAGGGAAAGGGACTCTACAACGTAACACCGGAGAGCAACCTTATCGGCCTTGAGGGCCAGAAAACCCTTGCCTTTGAGCTGTGGGAGGAGCTCAAGCCCACCCATGTCATAGTTCCCACGGGAAGCGGGAGCAACCTCTACAGCATCTACAAAGGATTCGTTGAGCTGAGGGAGATAGGGGCCATCGAAGAACTCCCAAGGCTTATAGCGGTGCAGGCGGAGAGGTGCTCGCCCATAGCCAGCGAGGTTCTGGGCGTTGAGCCAAGGGCAGAGCCAACAAAGGCTCTGGCGCTATACGTAAAGAACCCGGTGATGAAGGAGCTCGCTCTCAGGGCCATCCACGAGACCGGCGGAACCGCCGTGATGGTGGGTGAAGATGAGCTCGACCTCGGGCAGAGACTCCTGGCGGGCGAGGGAATCTTTGCCGAGTACGCATCGGCGGTTATAGTTCCTGCCCTGCTCAGGCTGGCCGAGGAGGACTACTTCGAGAGGGACGACAGGATAGCGCTCATAGTCACAAGCTCCGGCCTGAAGGGGCACTACTCCGAAACCAGGGAGAAGTTCAGCATAGGTGGCACGAAGCTCGACATCCTGAGGCTCCTCAGCGACAGGGTCATGTACGGCTACGAGATATGGGATGCCCTTGAGAAGCCCCTCAAGTACCAGGCGGTTTATCAGCACCTCCGCGAGCTTGAGAGCCTTGGTCTGATAGAGGAATCCCACAGGGAGGGAAGACGCCTCTACTACCGGCTGACGGACAAGGGCCGCAGGTTCCTGGAGACACTGTCGGAGTAACGGAAAGGTTTTAAAAGGTCTTTTTAAAGCTAAGCGTAGGTGAAGAACGTGGAGCTGGCAATTGAACATAAGTTTTCACTCTCAGTTTACCTCTGGGGACTCATCTGTGGCCTGGTCAGTGGCGTAGCCGCCGCGAAGTTCCAGTACGGCTGGGTGATTGGCATCGCCATGTTTCTGGTCATCGATAAGGTTGTCATGGCCATCATAAAGGAGCTCCCGCCGGATATCGAGGAGGAGCGCCTCATACTCAGGAAGGCCTTTTTCGGCTGGTTCCTGTTCTGGCTGTACTTCACGATGCTCAGCTACACCCTGATGGTCAACTTCCAGCCCCAGTTCTACTCAAACCAGAGCCTGCTTTACCAGCTTACTCAGAACGGAACGGTGATGGGGTGAGCCTATGGAGGAACTCAAGAGGGCCGTCGCGAAGGAGGCCTTGAGGTTCATCGAGGACGACATGATAGTTGGCCTCGGTACAGGCTCCACCACCGCCTACTTCATAGAGTACCTGGGCAAGCTGATAATGGAGGGGGAGCTTGAGGACGTCTATGGTGTTCCAACATCCTATCAGGCGAGGCTTCTTGCCCTTGAGAGCGGCGTGCCGGTCGTTGGGCTTGACGAAGTTGATGCGATTGATATAGCCGTCGACGGCGCCGACGAGGTGGATCCAAACCTCAACCTCATCAAAGGCCGCGGAGCTGCCCTCACAATGGAGAAGATCATCGAGTACCGCGCCGGAACCTTTCTGGTACTCGTTGACGAGAGCAAGCTCGTCGAGAGGCTCGGCCAGAGGATGCCGGTTCCGATAGAGGTCATCCCGGCTGCATGGCGCGCCATAGCGGAGGAGATAGAGGTCTTCAACGCCACCGCCGAGCTCAGAATGGCGAGCAGGAAGGACGGGCCCGTCGTTACCGACAACGGCAACTTCATCCTTGACGCAAGGTTCCACCGCATAGACGACCCGCTCGACCTGGAGATAGAGCTGAACAACATTCCGGGCGTTGTGGAGAACGGCATCTTCGCGGACATAGCCGACATAGTCCTCGTCGGTACGAAGGAAGGCGTCAAGAGGATGGAGCGGTGAGTTTTGGGCCCAACGAGCTCAATGTTTTCTCTCCCTGGATTTCTCTGAGTTAAATTTATAAGCCTCCTGAGGGTTAGTATTCTCGAACCTCCCGCGCGGGGGTTGCCGAGCCTGGTCAAAGGCGGTGGACTCAAGATCCACTCCCGCAGGGGTTCCGGGGTTCAAATCCCCGCCCCCGCACCACAGAAACTTTTCTGACGAAAAGTTTCATCGAAGTTCGTAGCTCCTAACCCCATAAACCCGAGAAGAAAAACAAATTCCCGAATACGGCAACGCGAAGAGCTACAAACTTCTGGTCAAGCCTTGCGGGAGCGAAAGGTACTTGTCCGGAAATCCAATGAGAGAAAATACGGGAGAAGCGGAAAGGTCCTTCAGACCTTAATCGGCGCTCCAAAGGCCCTGTCGCCCGCATCGCCGAGGCCGGGCAGGATGTAACCGTGGTCGTTGAGCTCCCTGTCTATCGCTGCAACGAACATCTCAACGTCCGGGTGGGCTTCCTTTATCCGGCTTATCCCTTCAGGTGCAGCGAGAACTCCAACTATGACGTAGCGCTTGGCCTTCCCGTACTTCTTTACCTCGTCGAGAACCCTGATGAGCGTCGAGCCGGTCGCTATCATCGGGTCTGCTATGATGACCGTGTCCTCCGGCTTTACCTGCGGCACCTTGACGTACTTCATCTCTATCTCGAACTTCGGCGCCTTTCCGCGGGATGCGGAGACGATACCCACCCTTGCGTGGTCGAGAACCTTGATGAGGCCCTCCATGAGCGGTATCGCCGCGCGGAGGACGGTTATTATGACCACATTGCGCCTGTCTCTGACTATTACTCCAGTTGTCTCCTCAAGGGGCGTCTTGATGGGAACCTCTTCGACCTCCATGGTCTTGGTCAGCTCGTAGGCCATGTACCTGCCGAGCTTGACGAGTCCCTTTCTGAACGGTATCGGCCCCGTTCTCTCGTCGCGAAGCTCCGTCAGAATCTCCATAATGAACGGGGAGTCCTCAAAGGAGTAAACACCCTTCCAGCGCCTGTCCTCTATCATTGCTCTCACCGGTGGTGGGTCGGGGAAAGGGTTTATTAGCCTTCCGGCTGTTAAGTCGCAGCTTTTTCGGGGACAGTTTTTGATTTCTCCTCGATTATCCGTTTCATCCATGTGCCGCGCATGAACCAGGCGAGAGCGACCACAGCCGCTATGAAGTTGCTCATCCCCATTCCAAAGAACACTCCCCTGCTCGTGAAGTTGAATATTTCAGCGAGGGGTATCGTGATTCCAAGAACGGTTATCGCCCCCACGTAGCCGAAGGCATAGCTCAGCGGAATCCTCAGGCCCCAGAGGCGGAATATTCCGAGGGTCATGCTCTTCTTCGTATGGCCGGCGGAGCTGAAGGTTCTGTTGACGACTATGAAGATTCCATTGAAGAAGGGCACCGAGATGAGGAAGTACTTCAGCACAATCTCGCTCTCCTCGATGACGGCCGGGTCGTTGAGGAAGACGCGGAATATCTCGACGCGGAAAATTCCAATTATCAGTATCGCGAGGCTCGCTATGGCGAAGTTTATGACCATCGTCCTCTCGGCTATTTTCTTCGCCCTCTCGTAGTTCTCCGCCCCGACGTTCTGGGCTATCATGGTTCCCATCGCCATGCTTATGCCGCGCGAGATGCTCGTTAGGAAGTTCACCAGACGGGTCGTTATGACGTAGGCCGCGTAGGTCACATCACCAAAGCCGAATATTATCCTGGTGAGGATTACAAAGCCAAAGCTGTTGGCGGACTGCCCTATGCTCGACGGCAGGCCGACCTTGAATATCCTCTTGTAGAACTCGAAGTCCGGTTTGAGGCTCTCAAGGCTCAGGCTCAGTCCAACCCTGTCGGTGAA
Proteins encoded:
- the gdhA gene encoding glutamate dehydrogenase, which codes for MVEIDPFEMAVQQLERAAQFMDISEEALEWLKKPMRIVEVSVPLEMDDGSVKVFTGFRVQHNWARGPTKGGIRWHPAETLSTVKALATWMTWKVAVVDLPYGGGKGGIIVNPKELSEREKERLARNYIRAIYDIISPYTDIPAPDVYTNPQIMAWMMDEYEAISRRKVPSFGIITGKPPGVGGIVARMDATARGASYTVREAAKALGMDLKGKTIAIQGYGNAGYYMAKIMSEEYGMKVVAVSDSKGGIYNPDGLNADEVLKWKREHGSVKDFPGATNITNEELLELEVDVLAPSAIEGVITKDNADNIKAKIVAELANGPTTPEADEILHEKGILIIPDFLCNAGGVTVSYFEWVQNITGDYWDTETTRAKLDKKMTKAFWDVYNTHKEKGIQMRDAAYVVAVQRVYDAMKWRGWVKK
- a CDS encoding P-II family nitrogen regulator; the encoded protein is MKKVEAIIRGNDFERVKNALKQIGIVPLTAYPVQGRGVQGGVPPYDLLPKMKIEIVVKDRDLEKVVDVIVRNARSGTPGDGKIFVIPVEDAIRIRTGEKGNEALY
- a CDS encoding P-loop NTPase family protein, with product MKEVILLTGPPLNGRDEYITEALKLADEKSYAYYHVFDYIREVGKELGVKITRKNVLDFAISHQDLMNEIRDEAFSRIRKEIDESEMRFHLVSTPSLFRWGSGSVIGFTTSNLKLLRPDRVIIVLDDVLSVRRRIINDPEWFERFGENPENIKLTTLVMWREDAINHVKTLIHELKKEGTEVRYILQFGIRHPYRVFLDLVFHEAEKPLVYLSYPMTGHEEEYYHRVRDFYNKLSEHFTVLDPGALDDWWVVAEYDAQVNKNPSIKRIKIKHLLDGEQVEELDREDIEQATDILRRQLVERDFNLVDVSKAIAVYHYAEGVSAGVISEMAEAYRTLAAIYLYYPFKRRPSPFMEFYGMQNPSRRTMFKDEDEMIRAMIEEKEYWAKV
- a CDS encoding alpha-glucosidase, giving the protein MKSREILRDVAQTLEDVEKRINSLKNLSDKNKQKALRLLHEARENFLKLSETLAVDNEELANFFLKRAVRLKNNTTDKYIEKMGEKEYMKDVAAMNKYSKVAPYDFAGEVKVLRRAYFAFLAGMIPFYIVSGIFGPMYAFTALILIIPTLLAMLSLRKRGNLGLMLSFAVMPIPMVMGAFSIRYAIYAFNDPAELSRIAEAFGRSISFAQGIVTLIGVLGAATLILLGYASYMLYKHRHAFL
- the psmB gene encoding archaeal proteasome endopeptidase complex subunit beta codes for the protein MAEKLKGTTTVGIVCKDGVVLAADRRASLGNMVLSESVTKVFQIDDHLALAGAGSVGDILSLVRLLRAEAKLYRAKVGYEMSVKALATLTSNILHGSRFMPYFGWFLVAGYDEKPGLYSIDMAGGITEDKFTAAGSGMEFAFAVLEDGYTEDIKLEEGIKLALRAIKAATRRDVFTGDGITLVTVTKDGYRELSKEEIEALLK
- a CDS encoding sodium-dependent transporter, translated to MEQRDQWATKLGLILAMAGNAIGLGNFWRFPYQLASNGGGAFMIPYFIALFFLGIPVMWIEWTTGRYGGKYGHGTIGPMFYLMARESVKPKTALIFGIIGGMLAFSVASLLSSYYYQVIGWSAAYTYYSLTGAYFGKDTVQFFLSYVANTKAVIFFWGLTMVLLGIAVGQGVSKGIERWVKVMMPLLYVFAILLVIRALTLGSPVKPEWSAIKGLEYIWKPNFEALSKNFFKISLAAAGQIFFTLSLGMGIIHNYASYLGPEDDVALSGLATVSLNEFAEVILGGSLAIPIAFAYLGPEQAVKGGVGLAYMALPNVFANMPAGQIFGAMWFLLLWFAGFTSAIATYNYLVAMLEEDIHLERKIGTWVVWVFLFLLGLPVALDSSLAYLSELDMWVGSYFLVLLGLFDVIVAVWLFKPDNFWEELHKGAYINVPSWFKPIMVFIAPLFMIILLGGNTWDYWQMGAFTASEQYITNVLGYDYTPEVVSLVTRARIVIFIILIIGAIEAYMAIKKKYGEELAKNEVLIKL
- a CDS encoding potassium channel family protein, which translates into the protein MGVEDDFELVGFRTFFTEFLRVIYYVRSILAGLFGLITLLGVVMSLLDGLTPWQGVYLAFVSAFTVGYGDITPKTPASKFLAVIILPILGMILTGIMVAAAMKAIERLYRDRLRKF